The following are from one region of the Mesorhizobium sp. B2-8-5 genome:
- a CDS encoding DUF1330 domain-containing protein, with protein MTAYLIADIKVKDPKWIPDYAATVHDLVHKHGGRYLARSGNVKTLEGKPLDTTLIALMAFPSEAAAHAFTNDPAYAPFVSARQGGSDSRFQLIDNTDLAGTISYLPKG; from the coding sequence ATGACCGCTTACCTTATCGCGGATATCAAGGTGAAAGATCCGAAATGGATACCGGACTACGCCGCGACCGTGCACGACCTCGTTCACAAGCACGGCGGCAGATATCTGGCGCGCAGCGGCAATGTGAAGACGCTCGAGGGCAAGCCCCTCGACACGACGCTGATCGCGCTGATGGCCTTCCCATCGGAAGCGGCGGCCCACGCCTTCACCAATGATCCGGCCTACGCCCCCTTCGTGTCGGCCCGACAAGGTGGCAGCGACAGCCGGTTCCAGCTGATCGACAACACCGACCTGGCCGGAACGATCTCGTACCTGCCGAAGGGATGA
- a CDS encoding winged helix-turn-helix transcriptional regulator — MAQHGYKQFCPLSMAAEVLCTRWTMVLMRELVAGSTRFNDLRRGVPKMSPTLLSQRLKELELAGIVERREVPGEKGIFDYRLTEAGRDLRPVVEAMGFWGQKWVESRLSLKNLDPSLLMWDMRRNLNPSPLPDGRTVIQFLYQDLPASKRSWWLIVEKHGEVDLCWYDPGFEVDLYVSTDLHTMTAIWMGLLTVETAGVKVVLTGDKAIGRKMQTWLGLSPFAVEPKRAA, encoded by the coding sequence ATGGCCCAGCACGGATACAAGCAGTTCTGCCCGCTATCGATGGCCGCCGAGGTGCTATGCACCCGCTGGACGATGGTGCTGATGCGCGAACTGGTGGCGGGCTCGACCCGCTTCAACGACCTGCGCCGCGGCGTGCCGAAAATGTCGCCGACCCTTCTGTCGCAACGGCTGAAGGAGCTGGAGCTGGCGGGGATCGTGGAGCGCCGGGAAGTCCCCGGCGAGAAGGGTATCTTCGACTATCGGTTGACCGAGGCGGGACGCGATTTGCGCCCGGTCGTCGAGGCAATGGGCTTTTGGGGACAGAAATGGGTCGAGTCCAGGCTCTCGTTGAAGAACCTCGATCCGTCCCTGCTAATGTGGGATATGCGGCGTAATCTGAACCCCTCGCCGCTGCCCGACGGAAGAACCGTGATACAATTTCTGTATCAGGATCTTCCGGCGTCGAAACGCTCGTGGTGGCTGATCGTCGAGAAGCATGGCGAGGTCGATTTGTGCTGGTACGATCCGGGCTTCGAGGTCGACCTCTACGTCTCGACCGATCTCCACACGATGACCGCAATCTGGATGGGCCTGCTGACCGTCGAGACAGCCGGCGTGAAGGTCGTCCTGACCGGCGACAAGGCCATCGGCAGGAAGATGCAAACCTGGCTCGGGCTCAGCCCGTTCGCGGTCGAACCCAAGCGCGCAGCCTGA